The Tenrec ecaudatus isolate mTenEca1 chromosome 6, mTenEca1.hap1, whole genome shotgun sequence genome has a window encoding:
- the LOC142451467 gene encoding olfactory receptor 6C68-like, with protein MRNHTAITTFILLGLTEDPYLQVMILIFLLITYMLSICGNLTIIILIWADSHLKTPMYFFLQNFSFLEISFTTACIPRFMYSISTGDRTITYAACFIQLFVIDIFVASEFFLLAIMSYDRYVAICKPLHYVTIMSLRVCKTMVICCWVMAFCIILPLFCLIVTLEFCDSNVINHFVCDELPLLEISCSDTWLPERMVIACAVLIFIITLVCVIFSYIDILKTILKFPSAQQRKKAFSTCSSHMIVVSISYGSCIFIYLKTSGKEDVEINKSVSLLVASVSPMLNPFIYTLRNNQVKQAFIDLIKKIPFLPKCAYLHKSR; from the coding sequence ATGAGGAACCACACAGCGATAACCACATTCATCCTTCTGGGGTTAACAGAAGATCCATACCTGCAGGTTATGATTTTGATTTTTCTCCTTATCACCTACATGTTGAGTATATGTGGAAATCTGACCATCATTATCCTCATTTGGGCAGATTCCCACCTAAAAACACCCATGTATTTTTTCCTCCAGAATTTCTCTTTTCTGGAAATCTCATTTACAACTGCCTGCATCCCAAGATTCATGTACAGTATATCAACTGGAGACAGAACAATTACCTATGCTGCATGTTTCATTCAATTATTTGTTATTGATATCTTTGTGGCATCCGAGTTTTTTCTTTTGGCCATTATGTCCTATGATCGGTATGTGGCCATCTGCAAACCACTGCATTATGTGACAATCATGAGCCTCAGAGTCTGCAAAACAATGGTTATCTGCTGTTGGGTGATGGCCTTTTGTATTATCCTCCCCCTATTTTGCTTAATTGTGACTCTGGAATTCTGTGACTCTAATGTTATTAATCATTTTGTCTGTGATGAACTACCTCTTCTGGAAATCTCATGCTCAGACACATGGTTACCTGAGCGGATGGTTATTGCCTGTGCCGTGCTGATCTTCATCATCACTCTTGTATGTGTCATTTTTTCCTACATCGATATCCTGAAGACAATCCTAAAATTCCCTTCTGCTCAACAAAGGAAAAAGGCCTTTTCCACGTGTTCCTCCCACATGATTGTAGTCTCCATCTCCTATGGGAGCTGCATCTTCATCTATCTCAAAACTTCTGGAAAAGAAGATGTGGAGATTAATAAAAGTGTGTCATTGCTTGTTGCATCCGTGTCACCAATGCTGAATCCGTTTATATATACCCTGAGGAATAATCAAGTGAAACAAGCCTTTATTGACTTAATCAAAAAAATTCCATTCCTCCCTAAGTGTGCCTACCTTCATAAATCAAGGTGA